The following are encoded in a window of Mycobacterium vicinigordonae genomic DNA:
- a CDS encoding enoyl-CoA hydratase/isomerase family protein, whose translation METRELEHVVYEKDGPIARIILNNPASANAQTAQMVHSVNEALDDAQYDYDIKVVILKANGKGFCSGHIPTGDYPEFRAELEASGKVWRSAAQLFLWPVLKLWEFPKPLIAQVHGYAIGGGTTWALIPEITVCSEDTWFQMPLVPGFGLPGSETMFEPWVFMNYKRAAEYLYTAQRLTAAEALEFGLVNRVVAADQLEATVEELATKIAKAPLITLQATKAGIVRAWETMGFRTHQQASNDLQAVVTGSQEFQQYVAELMKKSAKPSERA comes from the coding sequence TTGGAAACTCGGGAACTTGAGCACGTCGTTTATGAGAAGGACGGCCCTATCGCCCGGATTATCCTGAACAACCCCGCATCAGCGAATGCTCAGACGGCCCAGATGGTCCACAGCGTCAACGAAGCGCTCGACGATGCTCAGTACGACTATGACATCAAGGTGGTCATCCTCAAGGCCAACGGCAAGGGATTTTGCTCGGGCCACATTCCCACCGGCGACTACCCGGAGTTCCGGGCGGAATTGGAGGCCTCGGGGAAGGTGTGGCGGTCCGCCGCGCAGCTATTCCTCTGGCCGGTGCTCAAGTTGTGGGAATTCCCCAAGCCGTTGATCGCCCAGGTACACGGGTATGCGATCGGTGGCGGTACGACGTGGGCGCTGATCCCCGAGATCACCGTGTGCTCCGAGGACACCTGGTTTCAGATGCCGTTGGTACCGGGATTCGGTTTACCGGGTTCGGAAACGATGTTTGAGCCCTGGGTGTTCATGAACTACAAGCGCGCCGCCGAATACCTTTACACCGCTCAACGTCTGACAGCTGCTGAAGCGCTCGAGTTCGGGTTGGTCAACCGGGTGGTAGCGGCCGACCAGTTGGAAGCTACCGTCGAGGAACTGGCAACCAAGATTGCCAAGGCCCCACTGATCACGCTGCAGGCGACCAAAGCCGGCATCGTCCGAGCGTGGGAAACCATGGGCTTTCGCACCCACCAGCAAGCCAGCAATGATCTGCAGGCGGTAGTGACCGGCAGTCAAGAGTTCCAGCAGTATGTGGCGGAGTTGATGAAGAAGAGCGCCAAACCCAGTGAGCGCGCCTGA
- a CDS encoding acyl-CoA dehydrogenase family protein — translation MPLTPIIRFGDDTNTELLRGSVRDWLAENLPAEFRRTAANPDYLPRDGHERAVAFCKQLHAQGWFVPHWPARYEGGGLGVVEQVVIREELAYAGAPLVNTNGVNMLAPVLFKFGTAEQQEQHLPPIARSERMWAQGYSEPEAGSDLAALRMTAKRDGDHYVLDGQKTWTSNGVLADWIFVLARTSPVAGKRQAGISFFLVELDTPGITRRPIRSMTGYPTFAEEFFDGVRVPAANLVGGEGDGWRVGKALLDAERSNITRAAQAQRYLDELIDWCHGQRGTAHDPLAEPTNRIALARAVERVEVGRALSYRVAHLQAAGALDPALPSLSKLYHSELTAELRTLGAQILGPAGELMPDDPEAVLDGHFSEGLLLSLLHSIGGGTSEIQRDLISTVGLGMPR, via the coding sequence ATGCCGCTCACCCCGATTATCCGATTCGGTGACGATACCAACACCGAATTGCTTCGTGGGTCAGTGCGGGATTGGTTGGCCGAGAATCTTCCCGCCGAGTTCCGGCGCACCGCGGCCAATCCCGACTATCTGCCGCGTGACGGTCATGAGCGTGCTGTGGCGTTCTGCAAGCAGTTGCATGCGCAGGGATGGTTTGTGCCGCACTGGCCTGCCCGCTACGAGGGCGGCGGCCTCGGTGTCGTGGAACAGGTGGTCATCCGAGAGGAACTCGCCTACGCCGGTGCGCCGCTGGTGAACACAAACGGAGTCAACATGCTAGCTCCGGTGTTGTTCAAGTTCGGCACAGCCGAGCAGCAAGAACAACACCTACCGCCCATCGCACGCTCAGAACGGATGTGGGCTCAAGGCTATTCCGAGCCCGAAGCTGGCTCGGACCTGGCCGCGTTGCGCATGACCGCCAAGCGCGACGGTGACCACTACGTCCTCGATGGCCAGAAAACCTGGACTAGCAACGGGGTGCTTGCCGACTGGATATTTGTGCTGGCTCGTACTTCGCCGGTGGCGGGTAAAAGGCAAGCCGGAATTTCGTTCTTTCTCGTTGAGCTCGACACCCCGGGTATCACTCGTCGGCCGATCCGATCTATGACGGGCTATCCGACCTTCGCTGAGGAATTTTTCGACGGGGTCCGGGTCCCCGCAGCGAATCTCGTTGGGGGAGAGGGTGACGGTTGGCGGGTCGGAAAGGCGCTGCTGGACGCGGAGCGTTCAAATATCACCCGCGCGGCGCAGGCGCAACGCTACCTCGACGAGCTGATCGACTGGTGTCACGGCCAGCGCGGCACGGCGCACGACCCGCTCGCGGAGCCGACCAATCGGATCGCATTGGCCCGCGCTGTCGAACGCGTCGAGGTGGGCCGTGCCCTGTCCTATCGGGTGGCGCACCTACAAGCGGCCGGCGCTCTGGATCCTGCGCTGCCGTCGCTGTCGAAGCTCTATCACTCCGAGCTGACAGCCGAATTGCGTACGCTGGGGGCCCAGATTCTAGGTCCCGCAGGCGAACTCATGCCAGATGATCCCGAAGCAGTGCTCGATGGGCACTTCTCGGAAGGACTGCTCTTGTCTTTGCTGCATTCAATTGGCGGCGGTACCAGTGAGATTCAGCGAGACCTGATCTCCACCGTCGGTTTGGGAATGCCGCGCTGA
- a CDS encoding enoyl-CoA hydratase/isomerase family protein: MAHDTTSPLIRRDDRDGIAVVVLNRPHQRNALCYESWTELSATLGDVVASRVSGVVLSGADGFFCAGGDLKSGPAHGSGPLAPAGRVEHAQRVMEELRSLSVPTIAAVEGAAVGLGWSLALSCDLVVCAADVFFAAPFVARGVVPDGGLAWRLTQQLGRLRASSLLLRGSRLSATEAERLGLVTEVVTPGCAVDRARAVAEEVAQAEPGAVEMTKRLINAAESAQLATFHPLELAMATVAQHRSAAAAGRAEFS, translated from the coding sequence ATGGCACACGACACGACCTCGCCGTTGATACGTCGCGACGACCGTGACGGTATCGCAGTTGTCGTACTGAACCGGCCACATCAGCGCAACGCGTTGTGCTACGAATCGTGGACCGAACTTTCGGCGACGCTCGGCGATGTCGTCGCTAGTCGTGTCAGCGGCGTGGTTCTTTCCGGTGCGGATGGATTCTTCTGCGCCGGTGGTGATTTGAAGTCAGGCCCCGCGCACGGGAGTGGCCCACTGGCACCGGCCGGACGCGTCGAGCACGCTCAACGAGTGATGGAGGAGCTCAGATCCCTTTCGGTGCCGACGATCGCAGCGGTTGAGGGCGCCGCCGTCGGCTTGGGGTGGAGCCTAGCGTTGTCCTGCGACTTGGTGGTGTGCGCCGCCGACGTTTTCTTTGCCGCTCCATTTGTGGCCCGGGGTGTCGTGCCGGACGGCGGGCTGGCATGGCGGCTGACACAACAGCTCGGCCGCCTTCGGGCCTCGTCATTGTTGTTGCGCGGTTCGCGGCTATCCGCGACCGAGGCCGAGCGGCTGGGTTTGGTGACCGAGGTAGTGACACCCGGCTGCGCTGTGGATCGGGCACGGGCCGTCGCCGAAGAAGTAGCGCAAGCGGAACCTGGTGCAGTGGAAATGACAAAGCGGTTGATCAATGCCGCCGAGAGTGCGCAACTCGCCACTTTCCATCCGCTCGAGTTGGCGATGGCGACGGTAGCACAGCACCGATCAGCCGCGGCTGCGGGGCGTGCGGAGTTCTCCTGA
- a CDS encoding enoyl-CoA hydratase/isomerase family protein, whose protein sequence is MNGFYEGTSELTGCDEILVAADGPVRIVTLNNPENANAVNNRMHTAFTRLWDALAEDPDARAVLITGTGDYFSAGGNLVEWLETHVNNPVTRRAGMRDARRIVRDMIDFPLPVVAAVNGPAVGFGCSIAVLCDIVLMSDRSFFADTHVASGLVAGDGGSVLWPLLMSLLKAKEYLLLGERIKADKAVELGLANRVVPHAHIKDEGLALAHRLAALPPRAVQDTKRTLNLHAHRALIGILEYGISAETECFTTPEHRAAIDKFLDR, encoded by the coding sequence ATGAATGGGTTCTACGAAGGCACCTCGGAACTGACCGGCTGCGACGAGATCCTGGTTGCCGCAGATGGTCCCGTCCGAATCGTGACGCTGAACAATCCCGAAAATGCTAACGCTGTCAACAACCGCATGCACACGGCATTCACCCGCCTATGGGACGCACTGGCCGAGGACCCAGACGCGCGCGCAGTCCTGATCACCGGCACCGGTGACTACTTCTCGGCTGGCGGAAATCTCGTCGAGTGGCTGGAAACGCACGTCAACAATCCCGTGACGCGCCGTGCGGGGATGCGGGACGCCCGCCGCATTGTGCGCGACATGATCGACTTTCCCCTGCCGGTAGTAGCAGCTGTCAACGGACCGGCAGTCGGATTCGGCTGCAGCATCGCAGTTCTCTGCGACATCGTGCTGATGTCCGACCGGTCGTTCTTCGCCGACACACACGTGGCCAGCGGACTGGTCGCAGGCGACGGCGGGTCGGTGTTGTGGCCATTGCTGATGAGTCTGCTCAAAGCTAAGGAATACCTGCTGCTCGGCGAACGCATCAAGGCGGATAAGGCTGTCGAGCTCGGTCTGGCCAATCGGGTGGTGCCACATGCCCACATCAAAGACGAGGGCCTTGCGCTTGCCCATCGACTCGCCGCACTTCCCCCGCGGGCGGTGCAAGACACCAAACGAACATTGAACCTGCACGCGCATCGTGCGCTGATCGGCATTCTCGAATACGGGATCTCCGCTGAGACAGAGTGTTTCACTACGCCGGAGCATCGGGCCGCGATCGACAAGTTCCTAGACCGGTAG
- a CDS encoding enoyl-CoA hydratase/isomerase family protein, translating to MTSLPDSLDVDLGAPELLGRIQGDTFTVTIQRPEKKNSVTADGYHGIKRAAMIVADEPELNFLVITGAGDAFCAGGDMNALGNPDRRWDAFTESYDGTPFETLGKIPKLVVCAVNGIALGGGLVMTLFADLVVASERARFRVPDLTRGVYEAFVAARLPQRMGTLRANHLIYGNDWITAADAERLGLVGKVVAHHRLQDEVDALLERVRKTGPAARAAVKREMARALPPVDVTGYWSSIGTSEQIEAFTAFLQKRSPQWQVCHDRDAFVQTRRPAWLPADERE from the coding sequence GTGACCTCACTACCGGATTCTCTCGACGTCGATCTAGGCGCCCCCGAATTGCTCGGACGAATCCAGGGCGACACGTTCACAGTTACCATCCAGCGGCCCGAGAAGAAGAACTCCGTCACCGCCGACGGGTATCACGGCATCAAACGCGCTGCGATGATCGTCGCCGACGAACCCGAGCTGAACTTCCTAGTGATCACCGGGGCCGGGGACGCATTCTGCGCCGGCGGAGACATGAACGCCCTCGGAAACCCGGACCGGCGCTGGGATGCGTTCACCGAGTCTTACGACGGCACCCCGTTCGAAACCTTGGGCAAGATACCCAAGCTCGTTGTCTGCGCGGTTAACGGCATCGCGCTCGGCGGCGGTTTGGTGATGACACTGTTCGCGGATCTGGTAGTGGCGTCCGAGCGTGCGCGCTTCCGCGTTCCGGACTTGACCCGCGGTGTCTATGAAGCATTCGTTGCCGCCCGTCTGCCGCAGCGAATGGGTACGTTGCGAGCGAATCATCTTATCTACGGCAATGATTGGATCACAGCGGCTGATGCGGAACGACTGGGACTCGTCGGCAAGGTGGTGGCGCACCACCGCTTACAGGACGAAGTCGACGCGCTACTAGAGCGCGTGAGGAAAACGGGACCGGCCGCGCGCGCCGCGGTGAAACGCGAGATGGCTCGCGCATTGCCGCCTGTGGACGTCACCGGATATTGGTCCTCCATCGGCACATCCGAGCAGATTGAAGCCTTTACGGCGTTCCTGCAGAAGCGATCTCCGCAGTGGCAGGTATGCCACGACCGCGATGCTTTCGTCCAGACTCGTCGTCCCGCATGGCTGCCGGCAGACGAACGTGAGTAA
- a CDS encoding biotin/lipoyl-containing protein, with product MIEIRMPKPGDAITEAELTEFHVADGSRVMEGDPLYQIATDKVEMDIEAPATGVVAWKVEAGNTYPVGELLAVIEGQ from the coding sequence GTGATCGAGATACGGATGCCGAAACCGGGCGACGCGATCACCGAGGCGGAGTTGACCGAATTTCACGTAGCCGACGGTTCCCGGGTAATGGAGGGCGACCCGCTGTATCAAATCGCCACCGACAAGGTCGAGATGGATATCGAAGCCCCCGCCACGGGAGTCGTTGCTTGGAAGGTTGAAGCAGGCAACACATATCCCGTGGGCGAGCTTCTTGCGGTGATCGAGGGCCAGTGA
- a CDS encoding alpha-ketoacid dehydrogenase subunit alpha/beta, which yields MATQADVGPTKLSSDHALELYRLMSKVQHSDRRVRKGLSSGEIAMSYWPVDGQEAMSAGAALALSAGDQLVTTYRGLGDVVAKGIDLPKYFAEILGRGTGLSKGKAGAMGISDPEHGIAWTTGIVGAGPLIANGIALAAAITGHDRVVLVSFGDGATSIGYVHEAMNMAALWQLPVVFFCQNNAWAECTPVAGYTRTECLADRAAGYGMPGTSVDGTDPEAVYNAVATAAELARSGGGPSFVEAVGCRLQGHYFGDQMPYANPDELAAKRANPPFDSYRRRLVDDGLATEAELDRVDSALIAEIDAAFTAARDAEPPPVDELTRDVFAANGIELAAPVAERAEIPSGEIENLGLVQAIHRTLDRAMAANDSVILLGEDIADPAGGMFKITAGLSTKYGAQRVRDTPIAESSIIGAALGASLAGMRPVAELMFVDFLGVAMDQIANHAAKIRYMSGGRQGAPMVIRAMVGTAAGPQHSQAFEAWAMHTPGIKVVWPSTAADAVGLLNACLTEDDPCLFIESMKLFYGGGKGPVPTADYVIPLGQADIKRSGTDVTICSYGSTVHAALDAATQLDTEGISVEVVDLRTLVPLDLTTVVDSARKTRRLIVAHESVGFCGPGAEIAAAVGTELFGVLTSPIERVAGSYTPVPRAATLEAACRPDAARIVDAVRRMM from the coding sequence ATGGCCACGCAGGCAGACGTTGGGCCAACGAAACTGAGCAGCGATCACGCCCTCGAGCTGTACCGGCTCATGAGCAAGGTGCAGCACAGCGATCGACGCGTCCGCAAAGGCCTGTCCTCCGGCGAGATCGCCATGAGCTATTGGCCGGTCGACGGGCAGGAGGCGATGTCGGCGGGAGCCGCACTCGCGCTGTCCGCGGGCGATCAACTCGTGACGACCTATCGCGGCCTTGGCGACGTGGTGGCCAAAGGCATCGACCTACCGAAGTACTTCGCAGAGATTCTCGGCCGGGGCACCGGCCTGTCTAAGGGCAAGGCCGGCGCCATGGGCATCAGCGACCCGGAGCACGGCATCGCATGGACTACCGGCATCGTCGGCGCGGGACCACTTATCGCGAATGGGATTGCACTGGCAGCGGCGATCACGGGTCACGATCGGGTGGTGTTGGTGAGCTTCGGGGACGGGGCAACCAGCATCGGTTACGTGCACGAGGCGATGAACATGGCAGCACTGTGGCAGCTGCCGGTGGTGTTCTTCTGCCAGAACAACGCGTGGGCCGAATGCACCCCCGTCGCTGGCTACACGCGTACCGAATGTCTGGCCGACCGCGCCGCGGGCTACGGAATGCCCGGCACGAGTGTCGACGGCACCGATCCGGAGGCCGTGTACAACGCCGTGGCGACCGCCGCGGAGCTCGCCCGATCCGGCGGTGGCCCCTCCTTCGTCGAAGCTGTCGGCTGCCGGTTGCAGGGCCACTACTTCGGTGACCAGATGCCCTACGCCAACCCCGACGAACTTGCCGCCAAGCGGGCGAACCCACCGTTTGACAGCTATCGGCGCCGACTCGTCGACGACGGCCTGGCAACCGAAGCCGAACTCGACCGCGTCGACTCCGCGCTGATCGCGGAGATAGATGCTGCGTTCACCGCAGCCCGCGATGCGGAGCCGCCTCCGGTGGACGAACTCACCCGAGATGTGTTTGCTGCCAATGGCATTGAACTAGCGGCCCCAGTGGCCGAGCGCGCCGAGATACCCAGCGGTGAAATCGAGAACCTTGGTCTGGTGCAGGCAATTCACCGCACCCTCGACCGTGCCATGGCCGCGAACGACTCTGTTATTCTTCTTGGCGAGGACATCGCTGATCCGGCTGGCGGAATGTTCAAGATCACCGCGGGACTTTCCACCAAGTACGGTGCCCAGCGAGTCCGCGACACTCCCATCGCCGAATCTTCGATCATCGGCGCGGCCCTGGGTGCTTCGTTGGCCGGGATGCGGCCAGTGGCCGAATTGATGTTCGTCGACTTCCTTGGTGTGGCGATGGACCAGATCGCGAACCATGCGGCGAAGATCCGCTACATGTCCGGCGGCCGGCAGGGTGCGCCCATGGTCATTCGCGCCATGGTCGGCACTGCCGCAGGACCGCAGCACTCGCAAGCCTTCGAGGCCTGGGCGATGCACACGCCCGGTATCAAGGTGGTCTGGCCCAGTACCGCTGCCGACGCGGTCGGTTTGCTCAATGCGTGCCTGACAGAGGACGACCCATGCTTGTTCATCGAGTCAATGAAGCTGTTCTACGGTGGCGGCAAAGGACCGGTACCCACCGCCGATTACGTGATCCCACTCGGGCAGGCCGACATCAAACGGTCTGGTACCGACGTCACAATCTGCAGCTACGGAAGTACCGTGCATGCCGCGCTGGACGCTGCCACTCAGCTTGACACCGAAGGCATTTCGGTTGAGGTGGTGGATCTGCGCACGTTGGTACCGCTGGATCTGACTACTGTCGTGGATTCGGCGCGCAAAACCCGGCGTCTCATCGTGGCGCATGAATCGGTGGGATTCTGCGGGCCAGGAGCCGAAATCGCGGCTGCGGTCGGTACAGAGCTATTCGGCGTGCTTACGAGTCCCATTGAGCGCGTCGCGGGCTCCTACACTCCCGTGCCGCGAGCGGCCACCTTGGAGGCAGCCTGCCGCCCGGACGCGGCGCGAATCGTCGACGCAGTCAGGAGAATGATGTGA
- a CDS encoding nuclear transport factor 2 family protein has product MSNRAARMGTGYCMDICSSVAKAALDAVARRYAAAIDRRDRVALLDVFTPHATMRVERPGRPSGAMTGHRELVRIIDMVSRFPRTVHLIAQGLYIVDGDSAVGEVYCTANHFTADEVGIGRNHVMYIRYLDRYSASGGRWRIAHRTLVVDATEDRPVAIVEPDE; this is encoded by the coding sequence GTGTCTAATCGTGCTGCGCGGATGGGGACTGGGTACTGCATGGATATCTGTTCGTCGGTGGCGAAGGCCGCGCTTGATGCTGTGGCACGCAGGTATGCGGCCGCGATCGATCGTCGCGACCGCGTTGCGCTGCTTGACGTGTTTACTCCCCACGCGACGATGCGTGTGGAACGACCGGGGCGCCCATCCGGCGCCATGACAGGCCACCGCGAGTTGGTGCGAATCATCGATATGGTCTCGCGGTTTCCGCGCACCGTCCATCTGATCGCCCAAGGGCTCTACATCGTCGACGGTGACTCCGCGGTGGGTGAAGTATATTGCACCGCAAATCACTTCACCGCTGACGAGGTGGGGATCGGTCGCAATCACGTCATGTATATCCGCTACCTGGATCGCTATTCGGCGAGCGGGGGGCGTTGGCGTATCGCCCACCGCACGCTCGTAGTCGATGCGACCGAAGATCGCCCGGTCGCCATCGTCGAACCAGACGAGTAA
- a CDS encoding MaoC/PaaZ C-terminal domain-containing protein encodes MTKPVDFEAIQIGDFIPSFVRTTHFAEWNRYAAVNDEFIPIHMDDEAGRAAGNQSGAFGMGNLRLAYLVNMLRAWIGDGGEIRSLTVKYRAMNQKGDQLSCIGEITGKEIVNGSQLVHLKVDVVSQDGQSTTPGEATVALA; translated from the coding sequence ATGACGAAACCCGTTGACTTCGAGGCAATTCAAATCGGCGATTTCATTCCGTCCTTCGTACGCACCACACATTTCGCGGAGTGGAACCGCTACGCGGCAGTCAACGACGAATTCATCCCGATCCACATGGATGACGAAGCCGGCCGCGCCGCGGGTAATCAATCGGGTGCATTCGGAATGGGTAACCTACGGCTGGCCTACTTGGTCAACATGCTGCGCGCGTGGATTGGAGATGGCGGCGAAATCCGTTCTCTGACCGTCAAATATCGCGCGATGAACCAAAAGGGTGATCAATTGAGTTGCATCGGCGAGATCACTGGGAAGGAGATCGTCAACGGTTCGCAGCTGGTGCATCTCAAGGTCGACGTGGTCAGTCAGGACGGTCAGAGCACCACACCCGGTGAGGCAACGGTCGCGCTGGCCTGA
- a CDS encoding NAD-dependent succinate-semialdehyde dehydrogenase — translation MYINGEWQAASSGKTFASTNPATGALLGTVPDGGRADARRAIDAATAALSAWRTRTAYERSEILLAAHRMMLQRQDSLATLMTKEQGKPLRMARTEVGYAADFLLWFAEEAKRVYGEVIPSARTDQRFIVLQQPVGVCAAITPWNYPISMITRKVAPALAAGCTSVLKPAEQTPLCAVETFRVFADAGVPAGVVNLVTCSDPEPVADEILAEASVRKISFTGSTEIGKMIAARAGGAMKRVSMELGGHAPFLVFEDANPEHAAKGAALVKFLNTGQACICPNRFIVHRSIVEPFLATLRARVVKLVPGDGLVKGTTVGPLIDDVALKKMQRQVGDAVDKGAKLLIGGSRLTGTTFDNGAFFAPTILADVTAEMLICSEETFGPIAPVLVFDDEDEAIAMANATTYGLAGYIYTRDLARAIRVAEALDFGMIGINDINPTSAAVPFGGIKESGLGREGARAGIAEYLDTKVLGIAL, via the coding sequence ATGTACATCAATGGTGAGTGGCAGGCCGCGTCCTCGGGCAAGACCTTCGCTAGCACCAACCCGGCTACCGGCGCCCTGTTGGGCACCGTACCTGACGGCGGCCGTGCCGACGCCCGCCGCGCTATCGACGCGGCCACGGCCGCGCTTTCGGCTTGGCGCACCCGTACCGCCTACGAACGCAGCGAGATTCTCCTCGCCGCCCACCGAATGATGCTGCAACGCCAGGACAGTCTCGCCACCCTCATGACCAAGGAGCAGGGCAAGCCGCTTCGCATGGCCCGAACCGAGGTCGGGTACGCGGCCGATTTCTTGCTGTGGTTTGCCGAGGAGGCTAAACGCGTTTACGGAGAGGTCATTCCATCGGCCCGGACCGATCAACGCTTTATCGTGTTGCAACAGCCTGTCGGCGTTTGCGCGGCGATCACTCCGTGGAATTATCCGATCTCGATGATCACCCGCAAGGTGGCTCCGGCATTAGCGGCCGGGTGCACATCGGTGCTCAAACCAGCTGAGCAGACTCCGCTGTGCGCCGTCGAGACGTTCCGGGTGTTCGCGGACGCCGGGGTACCGGCCGGAGTCGTCAACTTAGTGACGTGCTCGGACCCCGAGCCCGTGGCCGATGAGATCCTCGCCGAAGCCTCAGTACGCAAGATCAGCTTCACCGGGTCCACCGAGATCGGCAAGATGATCGCGGCCCGTGCCGGTGGCGCGATGAAACGGGTTTCGATGGAACTGGGTGGTCACGCGCCCTTCCTTGTTTTCGAGGACGCCAATCCCGAACACGCCGCCAAGGGTGCAGCGTTGGTCAAGTTCCTCAACACCGGGCAGGCCTGCATATGCCCCAACAGATTCATCGTGCACCGTTCGATCGTCGAACCGTTCCTTGCCACCCTGCGGGCGCGCGTGGTGAAACTCGTGCCCGGAGACGGTCTGGTGAAGGGCACCACGGTCGGTCCGCTGATCGACGATGTCGCGCTGAAAAAGATGCAGCGGCAGGTCGGCGACGCGGTGGATAAGGGCGCCAAATTGCTAATCGGTGGATCGCGTTTGACGGGGACCACGTTTGACAATGGGGCATTCTTCGCGCCGACGATCCTCGCCGACGTTACCGCCGAGATGTTGATCTGCTCAGAGGAAACCTTCGGCCCAATCGCGCCGGTGTTGGTTTTCGACGACGAAGACGAGGCGATTGCGATGGCCAATGCCACGACTTATGGTCTGGCGGGATATATCTACACGCGCGACCTCGCTCGTGCGATCCGGGTAGCCGAGGCGCTGGACTTTGGCATGATCGGCATCAATGACATCAATCCGACCTCGGCGGCGGTACCGTTCGGGGGTATCAAGGAAAGCGGGCTCGGCCGCGAGGGGGCGCGGGCAGGGATCGCAGAGTACCTCGATACCAAAGTTCTCGGGATCGCCCTCTGA
- a CDS encoding FAS1-like dehydratase domain-containing protein — translation MITDRLAAAIGIWNDQGAPSFPIDRSDIRRWAIATYWPDEPPRLYWDEEYARATRWGGIIAPDDFNPFAWPVKPLETGPSQYALPEPGDPGQRMLNGGVRLEFGQPMRPGDVITGRWRVKDASEREGRMGQMLYIQLERELRNQRNELVRTRIDTVIRY, via the coding sequence ATGATCACCGATCGGCTGGCGGCGGCCATTGGCATCTGGAATGACCAGGGTGCACCGTCGTTTCCCATCGATCGTTCGGATATCCGACGCTGGGCGATAGCCACATATTGGCCAGACGAGCCGCCCCGGCTGTACTGGGACGAAGAGTACGCGCGCGCGACTCGTTGGGGCGGGATCATCGCTCCGGATGACTTCAACCCTTTCGCATGGCCAGTGAAACCGCTGGAAACCGGGCCGTCCCAATACGCCTTACCTGAGCCCGGTGACCCGGGTCAACGGATGCTCAACGGCGGTGTGCGGCTCGAATTCGGACAGCCCATGCGCCCGGGCGACGTGATCACGGGACGTTGGCGAGTCAAAGATGCGTCCGAACGCGAGGGCCGAATGGGCCAGATGCTCTATATCCAGCTAGAGCGTGAACTGCGTAATCAGCGCAACGAATTGGTACGGACGCGCATCGACACAGTCATCCGGTATTAA
- a CDS encoding DUF3237 domain-containing protein, with protein sequence MTASLNAALRPLCHVRYELAEPIAVSTGPAGSRTIGEITSARYEGERLRASLKGRAAADWAFVEPSGRVLVDARLTLRTDDDAIILVTYTGRMNAATAGVYSAMYFETGDERYEWLTRILGVAKGSFAGESLQYDVYEVV encoded by the coding sequence ATGACAGCATCTCTGAACGCCGCGCTACGCCCCCTGTGCCACGTTAGGTACGAGCTTGCCGAGCCCATTGCGGTCTCCACCGGGCCTGCCGGGAGTCGGACAATTGGCGAGATCACTAGCGCGCGCTACGAAGGTGAGCGTCTGCGCGCTTCCCTCAAGGGTCGCGCCGCAGCTGATTGGGCGTTCGTCGAGCCGTCCGGTCGCGTGTTGGTCGATGCCCGTCTCACGCTCAGAACCGACGACGATGCAATCATTTTGGTGACCTACACCGGACGTATGAACGCGGCGACGGCCGGGGTTTACTCGGCCATGTATTTCGAGACCGGTGACGAGCGATACGAATGGTTGACCAGAATTCTCGGCGTGGCCAAGGGCTCATTTGCAGGCGAGAGTCTGCAATACGACGTCTACGAAGTGGTCTGA
- a CDS encoding Zn-ribbon domain-containing OB-fold protein: MTDSAPVPEPSPVSAPFWDATRRRELSMQRCESCNHLVWYPRCICPHCGATALHWETLSGNGVVYAVSVHHRPAFPALADKVPYSVVLVDLDEGARMMSNVFGPVPAVGDRVKVAWVTLDDGRNLAVFQPHSESQ; encoded by the coding sequence ATGACCGACAGTGCTCCTGTCCCGGAGCCCAGCCCCGTATCCGCTCCGTTCTGGGACGCCACCCGGCGCCGCGAACTGAGCATGCAGCGTTGCGAGTCCTGCAATCACCTGGTGTGGTATCCGCGTTGTATCTGCCCTCATTGTGGTGCGACTGCATTGCATTGGGAGACGTTGAGCGGAAACGGTGTCGTGTACGCGGTCAGCGTGCACCACCGGCCCGCCTTTCCCGCCCTGGCCGACAAGGTTCCTTATTCGGTGGTGCTGGTGGATCTGGACGAGGGCGCGCGGATGATGTCGAACGTCTTTGGCCCGGTGCCCGCGGTCGGCGATCGGGTGAAAGTCGCGTGGGTTACGCTCGACGATGGCCGTAATCTCGCTGTGTTCCAACCCCATTCCGAGTCGCAATGA